The sequence below is a genomic window from Zootoca vivipara chromosome 9, rZooViv1.1, whole genome shotgun sequence.
CACTATTGATTAAAAGAGCTATGTTGGGTTTTACAGTTCAATATTAATAAGAACAAATTAAACTAAAACCAGCAGTAAAGTAATgtgctggattttatttttaaacattactGCCTAGTTTTTGTAATTGTAGTTAGATTGCTTTTATGAAATGGCTTTTAATTATTATGAAGATTTTAAATGATATTTATATAGCCCAAATGTCTTCCTTACATATTCATTATTTAACTTACATATTTAGTAAATCCAAAATTAATTTTCAAGTACCGTAAAACAATGAGAACACCTACATACCGGATGGAATGCAAACTAATTCTGCAATTTGTAGCTGGTCTTCATTAGATTCTAGTTGTTCCTAAGAATGAGAGCATGGTATTGCTAAATAGGCTCACCTGAGAATAGCACTGATCTTGGAATGTGCAGTCTTCGAGACAAACATGGTTTCATTTTGTAATTTGGCTAACCAAATGTAATTACAATGGTATAATAATGAACaagactaaaaataaaaatcctgcagTTCAAAAAAAAGAAGCTTTTCATCATATAATGCCCAAGACAGTTTACCGTATTTTCCtttacaaaagtatttttaaaaaatttcagctACCATCATCATAATTAAGAGATTCATTTCAAACCATTCACATTTAATAACCCTGATAACAAGCTGAACAAACATCTCTATCTAAGAGATGCATAAATATGGCAGTTATCAAACAATGAGAGCTCATCCTTAAAAGTGGTAAATGCTACATAATTGGCAAACCTTAAACACAAGGGGTGATATTCACTCAGGGTACActgactgaaattaatggaacttatttagtcatgttcattaatttcaaaggatctACTCTGAAttaaacttagctgaatactgcCCATAGAACTGTGAACCTAGTAAAAAACATTTTATGCTCACACCTGTCAAGAAAAACATGCAGAAGGGGCAGTTATatacaatttataccccactcctTAGGAAGTGCATAGGAGCTTATATAAGGATGGCAGTTATTTACTCTCAAAGCACTGATGAGGTTCTTAGCTGCTTAGGGTATACAGTGCTATAATAGGTGTCCACAAATCATTTGTTTCCAAATGACAATTCAAAAAATtagttttgtgtgcatgtgtgcattttGGGCTTAACTActtgaagtggggggtgggggtttaagGAAATATGGCAACTTTATAACAAACTGTCCAAAAATGTTTTTACAGAATCACAAATGGGTTTCCTTCCCAGTACAAGACAAGTAAACCCACCATATTTAATGGCAATGTTGCTACTTACAAGTCCAGTGACACTGTCATAGCATGAACAACATGGAAGACTTCGGCAACTCAAATAAGCAATAATCAGCACAATAAAAGCACTTGAAAGCGATGCAATCAGTAGTGTGATGTTGGCTCCTTCTACAAGTTTACCAAGCACAAATGCCTGCAACACAGaaaatgagcacacacacaccctttatccAAAAAATGCAATTCAACCTTAGGAATGGTgtgggtgttgtttttaaagcacctGGAAATTCTCagtttttttattactgttttaattattttacatGAAAGGGAATAACAAGtgaaaaacagcaataaatagTAACTGATAAATAGTAAAGCAACCACATATATGACCTATACATGTATACAAACTGATGATGTCAATTAATATCCTCAAATTGGGTGGATAAAATGAAAGGAATACGGTATATAAAAGGCAGATCAAACCGAACACCTGATCTGCCCCGGTGCCTGTGCTGTGCCGGGAGGAGGCATCTATTACCATGGAACTCCCAACAATACCTGCCATAACAGGCATTTCAGGAGCAAGGAGGGGGCAGAGCTGAGCCATCCAATGATTTTGCCTCTCTGCTGTGCCAGCCTGGACCTTGTTCagtaaagaaacacacacagagagagattttccTGCATCATCTTCTGCCCTAACTGATGTGAGTGACAGGCCTTTGGGTGTGCTAGTTACTCTGTCACTCCTAAACTGTGTGCAATGTATACCAAAGGGCAGAAACTGGATAGCTTGATACTTACAATGGCTGGGTGATGGTAAGAGGACACATCGTTGAACTCTTCATATTTTTCACCATACTCTAATGTTATAGAAGTATAGATGATTACAAGTAGAGTGACGAAGCAGGAAAATACAGACGCAATTATCATTGCATTCACCTGTACAAAAGGTATGGGGATAGAGAAGACCAAAGTTAAATTTGGGCTTTAAATCAAAGGATGAAAAATAGTTCCAAATATGCCTCTTATGCAATCTTTGTACACTACAGTAATTTATTTTCCAGAGTGATTTTGGGGGAACATGCATTCACAATACAATGTCTGAAGTGTGGGTATGAATCAGTGAAAATCAAACATTTCCTaattaaatactgtaaatggaaaTCAACATACTTAACAGTGTTATATTCCATCCTGTGTTTTTAGGGAGTGTGTGCAGGTGTTTTCTATTTTAAGCCAATTCCCACACATGCCTTCTTGGAAGCAAATGTATGAGACTTTCTTAGAAGCAATAAAGCTGGCAGAAAGAACACTGTACATTACAAAGCCAGTTTGAACAAAAAGTACTGAGCAAAGCTATCTGTGGATTTGGGCAATCAACAGAAGGGATGTTACCAAGGCAGCCAAGAAACCAGATAGGTAGAAAACATCCAGATTTTCTAGGAAAGCAGCATAGTGGCTCAAAATAAGTTAAGTGGGAAATGTTGTGCTGCATTCATTAGAAAGAGATTGGCTGACCCAGCtgctggtctggtctggtctgttCCGCTTCTGAGTGAGCAAAGGACCCCTCCAGGAATCACACAAAATCACACAATTTGACATTACCATCTAGTCTACATTTGAGAAGGTGATGGTGACCAGTTGCAGCTGCCATGTTTTCCCAGCAGGTTTTTAGGCTTAACTAAGACCCATTTCTACTTCAACCATTACAGTCTTCACCCAAGGTCAGTTGATGCTCAAAGTGTGGATGATGTGCATGGATCTTTTAAACATCCATGTTTGGGAACTCCAATTATGGGTGTTTAAAAACATGCCCCAAAACAACAATTGTGTTTGATATGTAAAGGGTATTGAAGGCCAAAGGTGGAAAAGGTGGTAAGGAATTTTATTCCCTCCCCTTtaacataaataataattttatataccggtatgtatagATAAAATTTGTACCGTGTATTCTAAAACATGTATATTCTTACCTTTCAACTGTAATCTGTTACTGCAATCCAGCCATTTGGAGCAACACGGAGAGAATGATGGATGAATTTAGAGACTGAAGAAATTTTGAACTGCTGTTGAAGTGGTCCTCCTTGAGACCTTTAATCTGTTGTGGATTTTAAACTCTAAACCCCAAAATCATACGTGTATGATCACTTTAATTGTAGCCTATGATGTATATCTCCAAACACTTCAGGGCAGAGGTTAAActgtttgttgttgcttttcattggcatccatctgtctcaaaggacaatggagtgcgcctccggggggtagtggtggtgaagtcaaaccactgtgtagcgccaaagtgacctcccaggtgtgcaagcctgggcagtgtgtatgggggtcctgggctaCCCATATGATAAGAACCTGCATCTCGGCCTTGTTGATGTGGtcccaaaggaaagtagagcaatatgtttggcaccagcttggctgcaggagttgctggaaggaggcatacaagatgccatccaaccatcttagggactccactcccaatttttgtagggtttactctttagccttttcttttcccaaatataccctgcaaggcagcagacatttaggaccagagttttccttctcctagatgggttaccttcccaggttgacgagccccatcttccCCTCAGACGTGAAGTAAAAGTTATATAAATAAAAGGTGTATGCATTTATTACTTATAGAAAGTTGGCTGTATGATTTGTGCCCATCCACTTTAAACAAAATACAATAGAAACATACCAAAACGGGATTCTTTCTCAGTGAAGAAAACAAAGCCATAATTCCAGGAATAGCCATAAACTACAAAACAAAAGGTAAAGGGcattaagttggggggggggggagagaatgcccAACTTTAGCATATAAAAAGAAGTGAAAAAAAACCATTAACTTCAGCAAGATCAAAACAAACTTGAGGTTTTATTTTATAGTGTTAActgatttttacttttttgttacatccttgtaaaccacttagataaGATTGTAgttaagcagtgtataaatataaatactgtacacTGGTTGGCAAGTGGTCTCTAAGACACCGGCTCCTGATCAACAACCAGAAGATCTATAAAGCACAAAGGCTGAACATGGTTTATTCCATAATAAG
It includes:
- the LOC118083416 gene encoding uncharacterized protein LOC118083416; this encodes MDRYRYFIFNQKSMVLLGLLQIACATVCIIGGLIDGAFRRDSALSKSRIPIWAGVFMAIPGIMALFSSLRKNPVLVNAMIIASVFSCFVTLLVIIYTSITLEYGEKYEEFNDVSSYHHPAIAFVLGKLVEGANITLLIASLSSAFIVLIIAYLSCRSLPCCSCYDSVTGLEQLESNEDQLQIAELVCIPSGQVDTIFNSPVKLSDLDMEADDDMSKPPPYIRMT